A stretch of Phycisphaerae bacterium DNA encodes these proteins:
- a CDS encoding beta-ketoacyl-[acyl-carrier-protein] synthase family protein produces the protein MKRRVVITGMGCITPLGQSIEQAWSRLLAGESAIDTTELFDARTFPTTFSAQVRGYDLRERLGEHYPLHRHAARNSGFALGAALQAWQSSGLGRAADLDRSAAGVYLGSGEGPVDFDPFIATAIGSWDAASGKLDTRKWARIAYRCMDRLRELEQDPNMPAAHVAKLLDLRGPNLNCLTACAASTQAIGEAVEQIRYGDAEVMLSGGTHSMIHPLGVTGFNRLTALSTRNDQIKSSSRPFDRTRDGFVLGEGAGIVVLESEEFARKRGATILAEIAGYGSSADAYRITDIHETGRGGIAAMRAAMADAGVEPDSIDYISAHGTGTVDNDKIETLAVKSVFGERAYRVPISSIKSMMGHLIAAAGAIEVIACVLALRDQVLPPTTNYCEADPECDLDYVPNQPRKATVRTCLSNSFGFGGQNDTLIITNYTP, from the coding sequence GTGAAGCGACGCGTGGTCATTACCGGAATGGGCTGCATCACTCCGTTGGGGCAGAGCATCGAGCAGGCCTGGAGCCGGCTGCTCGCCGGCGAAAGCGCCATCGATACGACGGAGCTGTTCGACGCCCGGACGTTCCCCACCACCTTCTCAGCCCAGGTCCGAGGATACGATCTTCGCGAACGACTCGGCGAGCACTATCCGCTGCACCGGCACGCGGCCCGCAACTCCGGTTTCGCCCTTGGAGCGGCGCTGCAGGCGTGGCAGTCGTCGGGGCTGGGTCGCGCCGCTGATCTGGACCGCTCCGCGGCGGGCGTCTACCTCGGTTCCGGCGAAGGCCCGGTCGACTTCGACCCCTTTATCGCCACCGCGATCGGTTCGTGGGACGCCGCTTCGGGCAAGCTCGATACCCGCAAGTGGGCCCGGATCGCCTATCGGTGCATGGACCGCCTTCGGGAACTCGAGCAGGATCCCAACATGCCGGCGGCCCACGTGGCCAAACTTCTGGACCTGCGCGGGCCGAACCTCAACTGCCTGACCGCCTGCGCGGCCAGCACCCAGGCCATCGGCGAAGCGGTCGAGCAGATCCGCTACGGCGACGCGGAGGTCATGCTCTCGGGCGGCACCCACTCAATGATCCACCCGCTCGGCGTGACCGGCTTTAACCGCCTGACCGCCCTGAGCACCCGCAACGACCAGATCAAGTCGTCCTCGCGGCCGTTCGACCGCACCCGCGACGGGTTCGTCCTGGGCGAAGGGGCGGGCATCGTGGTCCTCGAGTCGGAGGAGTTCGCCCGGAAGCGCGGGGCGACCATCCTGGCTGAGATCGCCGGCTACGGCAGCAGCGCGGATGCCTACCGGATCACCGACATCCACGAGACCGGACGCGGCGGGATCGCGGCGATGCGGGCGGCCATGGCCGACGCCGGCGTCGAGCCGGACAGCATCGACTACATCTCAGCCCACGGCACCGGCACCGTCGATAACGACAAGATCGAGACGCTGGCGGTCAAGTCCGTCTTCGGCGAGCGGGCTTACAGGGTTCCGATCAGCAGCATCAAGTCGATGATGGGCCACCTGATCGCGGCGGCTGGGGCAATCGAGGTGATCGCCTGCGTCCTGGCCCTGCGGGACCAGGTGCTGCCGCCGACAACCAACTACTGCGAGGCGGATCCGGAGTGCGACCTCGATTACGTGCCGAACCAGCCGCGAAAGGCCACGGTCAGGACGTGCCTGAGCAATTCGTTCGGTTTCGGGGGCCAGAACGATACATTGATTATCACGAATTATACTCCTTAA